atattttcagatacagaaattaaatgaaataaaagtgaATTTATAACGTatgcaattatttttattttttttttctcttttgaattaaaattatacagATTATCTAGATTATTTTGTCTaaagaatttattaaaaaaaaactctcataataataataataattattattattttaaaaaggcAACTAAGCACGTCGTTTTCTTTTAGACCTGACGGGCAAATGTATGGTCATCCACCATCAAGGATCTCTATAGGTTATCCTCCTTCTACACCAACTAGAGTTTATTTATATGGGGTAGGCTCAATgacttaaatatttttttattttatatttttacttaatttaaaattttataatttcaattttattaagTTAAAAACAATTAATAATATTTCATGATGTTTATTAAATGatactataaagaagagattttttgataaaaataatttaatatataaaagaaattaacaAAATACCACttgatgtatataaatttaatatgcagttattaaaaatttaatatttatatagttattaaaattaaagattttattaaatataattcaaaatgaaaaaaaaatatataaattttatatataataaaaggaaataattttCAATTAGAATAGTCAACATTGCACAACTAATAGACTTGAGAGATTGCATTAGTAGAAAATTAAGTATGAAGCATGCATCCAAGTGGGCTGTTAGTGTCACTATTATCTTTTTTCCATTACACCAACTTTGACCAAAAGCAACGTGCAACTGCTCATCCTCATCCTCACAATTACACAATTGCCCTTTTAAATTCTAACCAATGATTCGGTTCACACCAGATCTTAACAAAAGCTTGAAGAAGATAAAAGATAAGATGTCCTTACAAATACCTGAAGAATATAAACATAGATTTTTCATGTTTACTTTTACATACAAGAGAAGGGCGTATAGAGAGCATGTCCACACATTTCTACGGGCAGCTAGTGGATCGGTGCTGGAACGAAGACTTACTAGTTGACTACTCCAATCATTATCAGTGGTGGGTCTCTAATTACTGCTAATCTCAGTGCCATTTGCCCAACTTCATACATATTATACACACCTCTGCTCGCCATATATCAAAGCAAGCCGTTACCGTTCTCTTTCTTATCCCCTGCAAAACTAACTACAACCCATTTCAAATGTCTAAACTACCTCTTTCATTTCTGAACCTCTTTTTATTTTTGCTCCTAACGGCTATACCCTCCTCTGTAATTTCACAAAATGTCGACACAGAGAAGGCCATCCTCTTGAAGCTCAAGCGAGAACTGGGAAATCCACCCTTACTCCAGTCCTGGAACTCCTCATCCTTGCCTTGCAATTGGACGGGGATTTCCTGCACTGACGGCAAGGTTAGCGGACTTGTTCTCAGTAACATGAACATCACAGCAACAATCCCTGCAACAATCTGTGACCTCAGAAATCTCACCGTTCTTGACTTGTCCTACAACTACATCACCGACGGATTTCCAAGAGTTCTGTACAATTGCTCAAAGCTACAAAGATTGGACCTTTCTCAAAATTATTTCGTGGGTCCAATCCCTGATGATATTGATCAATGGCTTTCAACTCTCAAGGACTTAAACCTTGCGGCAAATAACTTCTCCGGTGACATTCCACCTGCGATAGGTAACCTGACGGAGTTGCAGTCCTTGTATCTGAATAATAACCAGTTCCATGGGACGTTTCCTAAGGAGATTGGTAACTTGGCCAATCTAGTACTATTAGGATTGGCCTACAATGGGTTTGTGCCATCAAAAATTCCAGTGGAGTTTGGTAAGCTAAGCAAGTTGACGTTCATGTGGATTACAGATGCCAATTTGATTGGTCCCATCCCGGACAGTTTTGCCAGTCTTTCAAGTCTTGTGCAATTGGATTTGGCAATAAACAATCTGGAGGGCAGTATTCCTGGTGGGTTGTTTTTGTTGAAGAATCTGACCTATCTGTATCTGTATCACAATAAATTGTCTGGAGAGATTCCCCAGAAAGTGGAAGCATTGAATTTGGTTGAAATTGATTTTGGTACGAACAGCTTAAATGGCTCGATACCGGAAGACTTTGGCAAGTTAAAGAACCTGCAACTTCTCAATCTGTATTCCAATAAGTTATCTGGTGAAATACCCTCAAGTATAGGCCGCATTTCTACACTGAAAACTTTCAAGGTTTTCACCAACAACTTGAGCGGAGTCCTGCCACCAGAAATAGGCCTTCATTCGAAGCTCGAATTTTTTGAGGTTTCAACCAATCATTTCAGTGGCCAACTACCAGAAAATCTCTGTGCTGGAGGTGTTTTGCTAGGTGTTGTTGCTTTTTCAAACAATCTCACAGGAGAGGTGCCTCAGTCGCTTGGAAAATGTGATGCTTTGCTCACTGTTCAGCTTTACAACAACAACTTTTATGGTGAGATACCTTCAGGtatttggacagccataaatATGACATACTTGATGCTAAGTGATAATTCATTTTCGGGTGAACTTCCAAGGTCGCTGGCTTGGAATTTGTCCAGATTGGAGATTAGCAATAACAAATTTTCTGGTCCAATTCCTACTGGAATTTCTAgttgggtgaatttgattttttttgatgCAAGAAACAATCTGTTTTCAGGCGAAATTCCAGTGGAATTGACTAGTCTGTCTCATCTTACTACTCTTTTGCTTGATGGAAATCAACTTTCTGGCCAACTTCCATCCAATATAATCTCCTGGAGGTCATTGGTAACTCTAAATCTCTCAAGAAATGCACTTTCAGGTCAAATCCCAGCAGTGATAGGGTCTTTACCTGACCTGCTTGATTTGGACTTATCTGAAAACCATTTCTCCGGGGAAATCCCATCCAAGTTAGGCCAACTGCAGCTTGTATCCCTCAACTTGTCCTCCAATCAACTTTCTGGGCAAATCCCTGATCAATTTGATAACCTTGCTTATGAGAACAGCTTTCTGAACAATTCCAATCTCTGTGCTGTTAATCCAGTTCTTAACCTTCCAAATTGCTATATCAGACCTAGAAGAAGTTCCAACAAACTGTCCTCTAAAGTTCTTGTCATGGTCCTTGTTCTTGCCATAACTATCTTCATAGTTACTACCATATTAACCTTGGTTGCGGTTAGAGACTATATGAGAAAGAAGCATAAACATGATATGGCATCATGGAAGCTGACCTCATTTCAGAAAGTGGATTTCACACAAGCAAACATTTTGTCGAGTTTGACAGAAAATAACCTGATTGGAAGTGGAGGGTCAGGGCAGATATACCGCATTTCTGTTAACCGTGCAGGAGAATTTGTTGCTGTCAAGAGGATTTGGAATGTCAGAAAATTAGATGAGAAGCTAGAGAAAGAATTTGTGGCAGAGGTTGAAATCCTTGGCACAATTAGGCACTCAAATATAGTGAAGTTATTGTGTTGCATTTCAAAAGAGGACTCGAAGCTTCTTGTTTATGAGTATATGGAGAATCAAAGCCTGGATAGATGGCTTCACGGAAAGAACAGAAGATCATCATCAGGGACAAACTCAGTCCATCATGTTTCCTTGGATTGGCCTAGAAGGATGCAGATTGCCGTTGGAGCTGCACAAGGACTATGTTATATGCACCATGGCTGCTCCCCACCTATCATTCATCGAGATGTCAAATCTAGTAATATCTTGTTGGATTCTGAATTCCAGGCGAGAATTGCAGATTTTGGACTTGCCAAAATGTTGGCTAAGCAAGGAGAGGCTCACACGATGTCTGCTGTAGCAGGCTCTTTTGGTTATATTGCGCCAGGTAAGAGTATAAGACACCTTCAAAAATGCTTTATCTAGATTTTACTCAAACTTAGAATTTTTGCAATAAAAAGCGAAAAAATGAATCCTCAGTTTGACATGTTTTTGTTGCTTGTAATGCAGAGTATGCTTATACAACAAAAGTGAATGAGAAGATCGATGTTTATAGCTTTGGAGTTGTTCTCCTGGAACTAGTGACAGGAAGAGAACCTAATATTGGGGATGAGAATACCAGCCTTGCAGAATGGGCTTGGAGGCGAAATGCAGAGGGAAAGCCTATTGTTGATTGCCTCGATGAGGAAATCGTGGATCCGTGTTATCTAGAAGAAATGACCACTGTTTTCAAGCTAGGACTCATTTGTACCAGCACAGCACCATCCTCAAGGCCTTCTATGAAGGATGTTGTACAGATGCTACGCAAAAGTTGTCTGAAGAATAATGGAGAAAAGTTGGGAAGCGAGTTTGATGTTGCTCCCCTTCTTGGCAATGCTGCTTATCTTTCTAGTCACAAGCGAAGTAAGAGAGTATCAGATGATGAATATGACAGTAGCCTTTACAGTGTATGatgtattataataatttttcctGTCTTTCTAGCTTGTATCACATACTGTAGTCATGAAAATAATCCATGGGAAGCTAGTTTTGCAGTCAATTTCTTACAATGAAATGGCCATGTTTAGGTGCTCTTTGTTTTTCAAAGTATTCTGCTTCTTCCTTATGTGAACTAAGTTTACCCTAATCCCCACCCCCTACAACCATCCCCATCTTTTCTCCTTTCCTTTCCATTCTCCCTTAATGATAAATTTTCCCCTTAAAAAGTCAGTGTAGTCCACCAGAAACTGAGTTGGCATGCCTTAACAAGAAGCTACAAATTGTCACGAATTACAGAACAAATTCTATATTAATCTTGGACAAGTAACCCAAAAGCAATGGCAGCCAAAAGTAACAATCATACCTTTTTGAACAACTATTGTTTTGCTCAACATCCATACATCAATATGGTTGCTTTTCACAAGTTAGGGTCTGAAGGAAAATAAAGAATGATCAACATATTTATATTATAGGAAAGCTAGAGTATGAAAGCCCCAGGAGAAGCACAGAAGGCCTGAACAAGGAAGGAAGCAAACCTCCACACACTAATTCGATAAGATGATTAAATTGCAATATATAGCTTTGTACTTGAATTTAATATATGCCTTCCTTTCAATATTCAAGGTCGTACATTCAAAATTGTCTTGCATATGTTATTCGATAGCACATTTCAGGATGATGGGGTGAAACAAAAGCAAAACAAGGTAAACATTgggaatagtaaaagaaaaggaaaaatgttctATAGAAATTAAGACTTCATTTAAAGTCCTCGCATATGCCTATTAACTCTTAAGATATCTTTGTAAATCAGCACAACTCCATCCAGAATTACAAATAGAAATACTTTATACAAGCGAAGCCATGTTTACTTTCCTAGCTCTAAACAACTTCATCCTCAAACTTAGATCCCAacatcttcaaaaaaaaaaaaaattgtaaaataccATGATtgtacataaaataaaataaaataaaataatttaaatatttatttaaaaataactaaaGTAACTGATTGACTTCACTTCTGCTGATTTGGCTAGAATTGGTGAAACAACTAATCTAGTCACCTAAATAGACACACTAACTTTGTTAGACACTGACCATTATATAACTATAAAGAAAACTCAACAACATGACCTTGGGCTCATAATAATATCACAGTGCCATATGATCCAATCAAAGTCCAATTCTCAAGCTTaaacaatttattttaattatgctCATTAAGCCATGAGTATTTAATTGATTAACAAACTACACAAGTTGAGTTAAGACTTACCACGTGTAGTGCATCCCAAAATGCTAGGAATGACTATAATGATTACTGTTTTCCGGAATGATCCGCAGGGCTCTTTGATTTAGCCGGAAAGCTAGTTCTGGGTGCCGTTAAGTGATCACCAATCCAAGTTCACATCAAGATACCCGAGAGTCGCTGGTCACGAATCCAAAGACAGTTAATCGAGATTCTTCTCTAATTGTCTGATATTGGTCGTTTAAGTTTAAGCTATTGGCATTCTAAGTTCAGTGTCCTATCGACGCAAGGTTGCTCCCAAATCGAAGCCCTCGAGACGTTGGTTAGGATCTCCTGATCCGATCGTCCCGGTTGTCGGAGGGAAAGCGCGCTATTTTTCTCTCCTCTTGTCTGGCCGAAACGGCCATGAAGCAGGACACCAGTGGCCGAAAAAGGAGCCCACGTCATGCCAAGTTGAGCGTCGCCGAGATCTAGCCAAGCTGGAGTTGCAGTGGCCGAAAATGGCCCCCGAAGTAGCTGTGCCGGTACCTTTTCCTTCCTCATGGTCTCGCTGGTCCAATCACCTCATGCCACCTCTGTTGGGTGCCGGTTGTCATCTGGGTTGATGAAGGGACTACACCGATGTTGGGAAGCTCTgactagagaagaaaagaaagaaggatGGAGAGGGACATGCGAAGAGAAGATCAGGGAGGGATGAGCTATGACTGGgcagaaaattttattttcttcttttttttataataataataataataataataataataataataataaaaagtaaaatatctttcaataaattaaaataaaatattattcaaaatattcattaTTAAACTAataatgatgataataataaaacaatagtTATACATTAACTTTTATCACTCTTTTCTTGACAATAAAATTAAAcgcaattaataataataataataataataataataataataataatgagaaGAAATGAGGTAGATCAAACAATTAAATTAGAGAAGAAGGAAAAGGAAACCGGGGGAAGTTGGAGAGTGGTGGCGAGTTGGTTGCGTTCAATATCGCACATCAAGTGCTCATCCACGCATTATTGCCATGACATCTTTGGAGTTTGCTTTGAGAAATAGAGAGAGGGAGTGGAAGTTTCTGATTTCAAAAATCTAGAAGCTCAACTGAAACACCAAAAGAGTAAAAAGCGAATGGCTTTGAAATAGGAGtgaaggagagagaaaaaggaatAAGTTAATATGAAGCGttctattattaaaaaaaaaaaaaaagcttaaggTTTAATTTGTCCTCTAcatattcataaattttaatttatatttaaattaatttaattaataaaaatgtgtaattatttaattatttttttaaatattaaaatattatttttatattgtataattaattaataaaaataatattaattaaactgaaaatataaaaaaatattatttttatttaattaattatacaatataaaaaataatattttaatattaaaaaataattaaataataaataatttattttaataaattatttgatatataaacaaattaattaattaattaattatacaatataaaaataatattttaatattaacaaaagtcatttttaatattatttaaacaaaataattaaatattttaaaaatgatattaaaatattatttttatagtgtataatttgtataattaaaatattaaataaattattttatattatattttaatattaaaaaatgataGTTTTGGTAATTAGGTTAATTTgagcataaattaaaatttatgggtTAAATTAGATCAAAAGTTAAAAATAGACTAAATTAAACCTCCTCAATAAGTATAGGTGGCAAATTGAACCTTAttccttaaaaaaaataataaaaaataaatttttaaaaataaaaaaattaaaaaaataaatgaacgcTATTTAAAAAGGTGTTTaactattttaatattttttttaatcccTCACCTGAAGTCACAATCACACTATAATTCTCCCATCTATATTTACACCTATATAGTCTAATTAGTGATCAATTAATAATGTGATataaaaaaatagtaataattatagagaataaaaaattttaaaatagaagCATTATTTATAAGTAAAAGTTTATTAATATTACTAtagcaaattaataaaattattatagtgAATGAATAATCACTTAAGCTTTTGGGCTTAACTCGAAAGTCAATTTGTGAATTAGAAGTGTTCAGTTAATATATATGTCATGTTGGCGTCAGATATTTAAGCGATGTGAGATATTTGCTCGACACGCCCTTCACCCTCCATAAGAAAGAACCTAGACTTTGATACTACTTAAGCCTTTGGGTCTAATCCAAAAGTCGACTTATGAGTTAGAAGTGCTCAGTTAGTATATAAGTTAGGTTGGCGTCATGTATTCAAGTGATGTGAGATATTTACTCCACATGCCTAATTTTTATTTGGATTTGTTTTTaatataaatgaataaaaaaagatattaataaataattgttgaaataatttaattaaaaataaatgaaatgatttataaaacataaattaatatttataaaatattaaaattaaataattaaaataataaaaattatgtataaatatttttgatatagttttaatatttaatagtataaaattttaatcattaGTCTATAAcacttaatctctattaattattaATCAATGAATTAAATTGGAGagaaaattttgataattagataataaaatataaaaaaatatataattacagaAGTGAaacaatggaaaaaaaaaaaaagcaatcatAAAAAACTTATTCAATTTTTTGACTgagattcaattaatttttttagcaTATAGACAAAGATTTAATTGTCttgatatatattaaaatttaattaattttttaacataTAAATAAAAGTGAAACAATTAGCAAAATtcaacaataaataaaaaataggcGTTAGTGGGTATTTTGTAGCCAATTTAAGGCTTTTGCAACACTattcatttaattaataaatactaaataaaaactattttcaattatttgtaaaatattgaatattattcattcattataataattttattaattttctatgATAATATTTGTAATAAcccaaacttttaaaatataaattttgtaatttttccttaattagtatttaaatattattttaaaattatttattgtacattaaattttaattattattattatgaaaaaaaaaaagatttagttGAAAAATCCATGATAGTTGAAGGATCTATTTGCCATTTTACtgcttaaggaaaaaaaaaaaagaaaaaaaactttcaaaagctctctctctctctctctctct
The sequence above is a segment of the Hevea brasiliensis isolate MT/VB/25A 57/8 chromosome 11, ASM3005281v1, whole genome shotgun sequence genome. Coding sequences within it:
- the LOC110665822 gene encoding receptor-like protein kinase 5 produces the protein MSKLPLSFLNLFLFLLLTAIPSSVISQNVDTEKAILLKLKRELGNPPLLQSWNSSSLPCNWTGISCTDGKVSGLVLSNMNITATIPATICDLRNLTVLDLSYNYITDGFPRVLYNCSKLQRLDLSQNYFVGPIPDDIDQWLSTLKDLNLAANNFSGDIPPAIGNLTELQSLYLNNNQFHGTFPKEIGNLANLVLLGLAYNGFVPSKIPVEFGKLSKLTFMWITDANLIGPIPDSFASLSSLVQLDLAINNLEGSIPGGLFLLKNLTYLYLYHNKLSGEIPQKVEALNLVEIDFGTNSLNGSIPEDFGKLKNLQLLNLYSNKLSGEIPSSIGRISTLKTFKVFTNNLSGVLPPEIGLHSKLEFFEVSTNHFSGQLPENLCAGGVLLGVVAFSNNLTGEVPQSLGKCDALLTVQLYNNNFYGEIPSGIWTAINMTYLMLSDNSFSGELPRSLAWNLSRLEISNNKFSGPIPTGISSWVNLIFFDARNNLFSGEIPVELTSLSHLTTLLLDGNQLSGQLPSNIISWRSLVTLNLSRNALSGQIPAVIGSLPDLLDLDLSENHFSGEIPSKLGQLQLVSLNLSSNQLSGQIPDQFDNLAYENSFLNNSNLCAVNPVLNLPNCYIRPRRSSNKLSSKVLVMVLVLAITIFIVTTILTLVAVRDYMRKKHKHDMASWKLTSFQKVDFTQANILSSLTENNLIGSGGSGQIYRISVNRAGEFVAVKRIWNVRKLDEKLEKEFVAEVEILGTIRHSNIVKLLCCISKEDSKLLVYEYMENQSLDRWLHGKNRRSSSGTNSVHHVSLDWPRRMQIAVGAAQGLCYMHHGCSPPIIHRDVKSSNILLDSEFQARIADFGLAKMLAKQGEAHTMSAVAGSFGYIAPEYAYTTKVNEKIDVYSFGVVLLELVTGREPNIGDENTSLAEWAWRRNAEGKPIVDCLDEEIVDPCYLEEMTTVFKLGLICTSTAPSSRPSMKDVVQMLRKSCLKNNGEKLGSEFDVAPLLGNAAYLSSHKRSKRVSDDEYDSSLYSV